GATAGCCGCAACCGATGACCGAGATCTTCATGCGTGTGTCACTCCCCTACCGGCGGACACCGAACGCGCCCAGCCCCCGGCGAACCGTAGACAACGGACACGACCGTGCGCCAGCCGTGGTCACCCAGGAGCAGTCGACTGTTCACCCGGTGGAAGCACGGCCATCGAGGTCACGAGGGTGCCGAGACCGCGATCCCCCGGCCGAGTGACGTCACCCACCAAGACGCAGTTCCCATGATCACGTCGAGCTTACGGTCCGGGCCGGTGATGCAGAGGAGGCGGACATGACCCACCGGACATCCGGCGACGGGCCCTCCGCTCCGGGACCAGCGCAGCCGGGAGGAGCCATCGGCCACGTGCCGGAGCCCGCTCCGCGACGACGATGGCTGCGACGCACGCTGACCAGCTTGGGCGTGCTGGCGCTGGTGCTCGCCATGGTCATCGGCACCGGCCTGTGGTTCCTGAGCAACCGGTACGGCAGCAACATCGACCGGGTCGGCGACGTCTTCGCGGCCCTCGAGGAGGGCTCCCGCCCGGCCGCACCTTCGCCGACCGGCGACCTGCAACCCACTGAGGATCCGATCACCTTCCTGCTGGTTGGCTCGGATACCCGCGCCGAACTCGCCCCCGGCGAGCTGCCCGATGCCCGTTCCGACGCCATCATGCTCGCGCGTTTCGCCGGCGACCGAGAGCACGCCCAGGTCGTCTCCATCCCCCGTGACTCCTGGGTCGACATCCCCGGCCACGGGAAGGGCAAGATCAATGCGGCGTACGCCCTCGGCGGGCCCCCGCTGCTGATCCGGACGATCGAGCAGCTGACCGGCGTCCGGATCGACCACTACGCAGCCATCGACTTCGCCGGGCTGATCCAGGTGACCGACGACCTCGGCGGTGTCGACGTCGTCGTCGCCGAGACGACCAGCAACGGGCCCTACACCTTCTCCGAGGGGCTCAACCACCTCGACGGCGACCAGGCCCGCTGGTACGTCGGCCAGCGCTACGACCTGCCCGGTGGCGACTTCGACCGGGTGAAACGGCAGCAGAACTACCTGCGGGCGATGTTCACCAGATTGTTCAGCCAGGAGGTGTTCACCTCACCGGGCAAGCTCGACTCCGCGCTGCGCGCGGTCACGAGTGCGGTCGCCGTCGACGATGCGCTGAGCAACGGCGACCTGCTGTCGATGGCCTACTCGCTGCGCGGTCTCACGCCGGCCGACGTCGAGTTCTTCACCGCTCCGGTGTTGGGCACCGGCACCGAGGGCGCGGCCAGCGTCGTCTACCTGGACCAGACGGCCGGCGAGCGCATGTGGGGCTATCTGCAGACCGACTCGCTGGGCCAGAACGCCGGCGAGTTCAGCGATGAGGCGCTGCCTGATGTCCCCCGCTGATCCGGCCGGCCTCTCGCGCCGGCCAGCCCGACCGGATGCCAGCCCCGGTCCCCTGCACCGTCAGAGGGTCAGCGAGGGAACGAGGATTCCCGCCGTGGGCCCCGGCTGGCATTGACGGGACATATGGACACGCGCCCCTATGATCTTGGCGCTGACGAGCGCTCGCCATGCTCATGAGCGCCCCTTTGGACCGGCTTCCTCCGCCCCGCCCGACGAGTTCTCCCGCCTGGACGGTGACGAGCGAAACCGCGGCGACCTCACCGACCATGCGTCACGCAGGTGACCGAGAACGGACACCCCATGCAGGCCGACTCCGACCGCACTCCCGGGAGCACGCAGAAATGAGCCACTACCGAGTCGCCCATCTGACCAACACGCTTAAACTGGATGGAACGGGCTTCACAAACTCGACCACCGATCTGATGCTCGCGCATGCGGCCGCCGGCCACGAGGTCGCCGTCTTCTGTCACAGTTCCGACGACCCCATGCGTCAGCTGTTGGCTGAGCACGGGATCGAGGTGTTCGAGGACTTCGACGCATCTTCACCCAAGGCGCTGCTCGCCTCGGCCCGGTCCCATGCCCGTCAGCTCCGCAGCTATGAGGTTCTGCACGTGCATACCGTCCGGACGACGCTCCTGACGATGCTCGCTGCACCTCTGCACTTTCTCCGGCGATCGGTGTCCACGCTGCACAACCCGTACCAGCGGTCGGTCTTCGTCATGTACTTGACTAGGAGGATCGTCAGCATCAGTGCCGCGGATCGCGATTACGTCCACCGCAGGACGCGCGGGTTGCGCCGTCCCACTCCCATCCTCAACGGCACGCTCGGCAGTGGCCGCCTGCCGTCCGTCGAGTCCGTCGAGCCGGCCGACCTCCCAGGGAAGCCCATCGTCTACGTCGGTGCCATCTACGAGCGCAAGGGCGTCGACGTGCTCCTGAAGGCGATGCAGCGAATCCGTGAAGCCGTGCCGGGGGCTCACCTGTACCTGGTCGGCAACCGGGACAACCCCGCCATGGAACGGCTCGCCACTGATCTGGGCTTGGACGACGTCGTCACGTGGGTCGGTTTCAGTCCCGATCCGCGGGCGTACATGAAGGCGGCCTCCGTCTTCGTGTTGCCGTCCCGCGCGGAGGGGTTCGGCAACGTCCTCACCGAGGCTCGGTCGACCGGCACTCCGATCGTGGCCAGCAACGTGGGCGGGATACCGGAGGCGCTCTCCAACGGAAAGGCGGGCTTGCTCGTCGAACCCGAGGACGAGGAGGGCCTGGCGCAGGCGATCGTGTCAGTGCTCACCGAGGACGAACTGGCAGCCCGACTGCGCGTTGCCGCCCTGACCGACCTGGAGAGTGCAAGCGTCCAGCGGGCCGCACGTGAGTACGAGGCCGTCTACGCGACGGTCGCGCACTGAGGCGCTGGCGTGACGGGCAGGCGTCGCGGAGACCGATGCCTGCCCGCGCCAGAACGACCGCGCGGCCTCGCTGGTGCGGTCACGCCGTCTGGCCGCCCGCCTGATCAGCTGTGTGATCGCGTGGTCCGCCGTCGTCTCAGCTTGCCCAGCGCTCTCCGGACCTCAGCCACCAGGAGCCGTAGGTCTGCCGTCCGCGGGAACACGAAGGCATGGACGGGCACTCCCACGACCCGCGCGGTCAGCGCTACTGCCAACACCGACATCACCGTCCCGCTGAGCAGCCCGGCGAGCGCAGCGCCGACTGCGCCGGCCACGGGCACCAGCGTGAGGAGCGCGATCAAGTTGGTGACCAGCGTGGCGACGAGCACCCAACTCCGGAGGCCCGGCCGACCCCAGGCGCCCAGGCCCACCCCAGCGATGAGGCCAGGCATGTTCGCCACGGCAGCAGCCAGGAGGATCAACGCAGCCGGGATGGCCGCCCCGAACTCCTCTCCGAACACCGTGCGGATCCAGAAAGGAAGAGTGGCCGCAATGGCCCCCGCGCCCAGCAGCCCGGCCAGTGTGACGACCCGTGATGTCGCAGCCAGCCGCTGCGGGTCCGCTGTCTGGCTGCTCACGCCGAACACCGCATCACGGATTCCAGCGGTGACCAGGAACGGGACATCGGCGATCGTCACTGCCACGACGAAGAGGCCGAGCTGACCGACGTCCGACAGGGGCGTGACCAGCAACTGGCTCAGCCGCGCCGTGAGCATGCTCGCCACCGATCCGAGCCAGGTCCTCGCTCCGTAGCCCAGGAGCACCCTGTTCGGTCGACTCATCGGTACGGCGTCCGACGGCGCAGCCTCGGTGGGGCGCCGCAGGAGCTTCCAGTAGGCGATCCCGGCGATGGCCGGGCCGACGACGGTCACGAGGACGGCGAGACGGACGTCCAGCAGTCCTGCCAAGGCCAGCCCACCGAGTCCGATCAAACGCAGCGATGAGTTGAGCACCCCCTCACTGGCGACGGAGCCCCACATCTGGCGACCGGCCGCCGCTCCCCGCATGAGGTTGACGACCAGCGCCGGCAGAGCGCACGCAGAAGCGAGCATGATCAACATCGCCAGTTCGGAGTTGCCTCCGGACAGTGGAGTCACCAGCCAAGCCATCGCAGCGAGGCAGCCGGCCCCGAGCGTGAGCGTCACAGCCGTCGTCGACAGAAGCACCCGCCGGGTCAGTTCAGGGTTCTTGGCGAGGTAGAACGTCAGGGCCTGCGGCAAGCCGAGCGTGGCGACGGCGACGATGAGGGAGTAGGGGGCGACCGCCGCCGCCATCTCGCCACGACCCTCCACTCCCAGGGCATGGGCGAGGATCGGGGCCGTCATTAGGCCCACCAGGGGGACGAGGAAACTGGTGACCGAGGACAGCAGCACGGCCCGTCGGAAGATGCTGCTGTCGGACACCAGGCCTCCACTACGTCGATGAGCACTACCACCCACCGGAGCCGGCCGGCGGCCTCGCGCCCTCACCTGCCGATCGGGTGACGGGACACATCCCGGGCGGCGGTCGGGCACGCACAAACGACGAGGGCCCACCCCGCCACACACCCTCTTCGGTGCGAAGCGTCTCCCGCCGCGCTGGCGATGAACCGGGTGACCGTCGACGCCGACGTACACCCGTGCCCTCGCAGGAGAAGAACAGGCTCATGGCCGACCCCGCGGTGTGCGCGGGGATCATGACATGTCCCGGTGCGATCTCCCTGCCCGCACCGGGTAGCCGCGCCTCCCCCGGACGGGCCAGCGAGCCATCGACCGCTCGATCTGCACGCTATCGTCATTCGACCCCGCCGCCTGGTCGCGTTCCCGCACCGCCCGAATCCAAGGAAGTGGCTCGTTGGTTCTGCACGACTATGTCGGGGCGCTTCGACGTGGTTGGTGGGTCGTCCTCACGCTCGCCCTGCTCGGCGGCGCAGCGGGGGCTGCCCTGGCCTACCTGGCGGCGCCGACCTACTACGCGCAGACCACTGTCTACGTGACCACCACGTCCGACAACCCTGACGCCATGGAACGCGCCGCCAACTACGCCGACCTGGCGGAGACCTCCGCCGTACTCGGCCGCGCCACGGCCATCCTCGGCGAGCCGAATCAGGAGGAGCTGCAGGAGGTCGTCTCCGCCGCTGCCCGCGAGAACTCCTCCATGGTCGACATCAGCGCATCAGGCACGGAGGCGTCCGTCGCCGCCGCACGGGCCAACGCGGTCGCGGAAGCCCTCGTGAACGCGGTCGAGTTGCTGGAGGTGCAGGAACCGGCGCCCGCAGTCGGGAGCCCGCCGGCGCTCCAGCTGACGATCGTGGAAGCTGCCGAGGCCCCGGACAACGCCACCAGCCCCCGTCCGCGGAACAACGTGCTGGTCGGCGTGGCCGTCGGGCTGGGAGTTGCCCTGCTGGCCATCGTGGTACTCGGCGCATTGGACACCAGGATCAGGACCGCCTCCGACGCCCCCAGGCCGACCCCGCTGGAGACCATCACGAGCATCCCGACCCAACCGCGGCACCGGACCAGCCGGATGGCGCGTGAGGAAGCACGCCGGGAGGCGTTCCGCGCGCTTCGGACGACCTTGGTCGTGGGCGCGCACGCCCGGGGGCCGATGGCCATGCTGGGCGCCACCGCTGAGTCCGACGTCCGGGAGGCAGCCGGGCAACTGGCGGCCGTCCTCGCCGAGCTGGACTGCACGGTCGCAGTTGTCGACTTGGACCTGCACCCCAGTGAACGCGGTAGCCACCGGCCCGCAGAGGAGCGAGCCGAGGCCAAACCGGGTGTGGCGGAGCTCCTCACCGGCGCGACGCAACTGAGCGACATGCTCCCCCAGGGCGGGTCCGGTGGCCCCTTCGTGCTCGGCCCCGGCCGCGTCGAGGCCACGTCGCCGCGGCTCATCGGTCGCCCGGCGATGGCGGAGCTGGTACAGCAGCTCAGCGCACGCTTCGACTACGTCCTGCTCGCCTGCCCGCCACTGTCCGAGCGGTCCGAGTCCGCCACGGTGGCCAGGTTGGCCGGCGACTGCCTGCTGTTCGTGGAGTCTGGCCGGACACGCCGTGCCGACTACGTCAGCGCGGTGGAGAAGCTGGCCGGTTCTCGAGTCGCCCGGGTGCACCTCGTCGTTGACCACGTGCGGGATCCCGACCTGGGGTACACCCGGATGGCCCCTGAGCTGGGCGCCACTGCGGCCGGGTCAGCCCGTTAGACGGAGGCTCACCGACCTGAGGGGGAGATCCAACTCCGGGTCTCGCGCCAGCTGGTCGGTAGTTGGCCTGGCGAGAGACTCGGCTCCGGACGGGGAACGCGGTCGCGCAGGGATGCGCGGGCGAGCAGTCCGATCGACATCCACAAGATGCCACTGGAGTCCGACAGGTCCGGTCCGCTGATCACCTTCACGATGAGCACGGAAATCAACGCCCACGCCACCGGCCGGTACTCGGGCACCTTGCTGCCCGCGCGCAGGACTGTGACGACGGCTGCGATGAACAGAGCGGTGCCGACCAGGCCAGTCGTGCTCACCAAGGTCGCCAGGAAGGACGACGGCCTGTTGGAGCCGAGCCCTGCCCCCATCCCGAACGTGTCCAGCAAGATCCCGTAGGACCGAGCGTCGGCACCTGAACGCTCGTCGTACGACGACGAGTCCACCTTCGAACTGACCACCCGTTGCACCCAGCCGACGAGCCGCGGCAGCAGCAAGGTGGCCGCCATGACGGTGATCGCCGTGCCGACCAGGGTCAGTGCACCGATCGAGCCACGCCGAAGCGTGACTCGCACCACGAACACCACGCCGGATGTGACGATCAGGGCTACCGCGGCGACCACGAACGACGCCGACGTCGACACGGCACCCAGGTAGGCGGCCAGGGCGATCATGATGATCACACCGACCCGCCGAAGCCCGGCCACCTGGTGCACCCGTGATGCCATGTAGGCAACCGTGACTAGGGACGACATCGCCAACCCCGCCGGCTCGGAGAAGATGCCGCGCACTCGCGGGGCGCCTCCAGGAAGCGTGTCGATGAAGACGAAGGTCGGTGAGTTGTCGAAGAGGCCGGTGGGGAAGGGGACCGCGAACGTCGCCCCCAGGTACGCCCAGAACGACAACAGAGTGGCCAGCCCAGCCGCCAACCCGATGAGTTCCGGACCGGCCTCCCGGGCACGCGCCAGGTACACGACGACGCACAACCCGAGGACCAGGTAGACGATCTGGGCCAAATTCGAGGAGGTGACGATGCCAGCTGCCAGGCGTGCCTCGGCGCCGCCGGAGGCGCTCACACTCAGCCCGTCGAAGAGCAGGGGCGCCACCAACGTGACGAGGGTCGACCAGGCGGCGAAGGCCACCAGCGCTGCGAGCCCGGGCACGGGTCGGGCGGTCGACCGGTGGAACTGGCGCGAACGGTCCAGGAACCCCGCCAACAGCGCCACCCCCGCGCCGACCGCCACGAAGTAGAAGGTCGGCACCGCGGTCCCCCCGGCGACGAGTGCCGCCCCTACCGGGGTGGCCCCTCCCAGGGCGAGCGCTCGACCGTAGCCATGGGAGGACAGCGCGCCGTAGAGCATGATGATGAGCGTCACCACGGTGAGACTCGTCATCAGGCGGCTCCTGTCATTTCGACGGCGAGAGGCGCCCCACGGCTCCAGGAAGGCTCGGGACGTGGGACATCGACAGCCCGCGTGCGTGCCTGAGCGTAACCAGGCGTCCGCCCCCGATCCCTCTTCGGCTCGTAGTCTCGGCGCAGGGCCCATCGACGTTCCCCGCAGATCTGCAGTTCGCTCCTTGCTCGCATGACCGTGAGATGGTGACCGGTGTCGCGTACCAAATTGCTCGTGGTGCTGTTCGTTCTTCTCACGCTGGTCGCCGGCTCCACCGCATTCCTCCTCGCGCGAGCCGCCGACGTCCAGGTCTCCGCCTCGTCCTCGGCCGCCGGCTCCGAGCCGGCCGCTCTTCTCGATCACGACAAGCTCGATGCAGCCGTCCCGCTCTCCGATCGCCCGGTCTCCTGGCGGAGCGATGACGAGACAACCGGCGCCTGGGTGGAGCTGGACTGGCCGGAGCCGACGACCGTCGACCACGTCGAGGTACGCGCTGCCGGCAGAGCACCGTTCAAGAACGCCGTGCTCACGTTCGACCGGGGCGGCTCGCTCCTGCTCACCGCCGACGAGGACGGCAACGTCGGGCTGGACTTCCCGGCGCGCCAGGTGTCCAGCGCACGGCTCACCTTCGCCGAGGTCCCCCAGGAGGCCACGTCCGTCGCGCTCACGTCCCTCGTCCTCGACGGATCAGGAGATCCCCGCGCCACCGACGGAGAGGCCACCGATTCCGCCGAGGTGACCATCTCGAGCGGAGCCGACCCCGGCGCCCTCGTCGACGGCGACATCGGCTCCGGTGAGGTGGGTGGCGAGTGGGAGGCCCTGCCGGACGACCTCGCCCCGTGGGGCGAACTCAGCTGGGAAGGAGCGCGGGAGCTGTCCAGCGTGCAGATCGTCGGCCCCAGCGCCCGTGCCTTCGATCCCACGTCCTCCGCATCCGCCGCACTCCACGGGCGGTTGGTGTTCGACGACGGCAGCAGCGTCCTGGTCTCCGGGATCTCCAGCGGAGAGCCGCAGGTCACGACCATCGCGTTCACGCCGCGCATGGCCTCTTCGGTACGCCTGGTCCTGGAGAAGACGATCGACCAGGCCGAGTTCGCGATCCGCGAGATCGCTGTCCACGAGGCCGGCACCACCCCTCCCGTGTGGCCGCAGCAAGAGCAGGGCCATGTCGTCGCCGCTCCCGAGGCAGACGACTGCGGGACCGCGGCTGCACCGCCCTCTGCGGGCGGCCCGGATGGTCAGCTCGCACTCGTCTGCCCTGCCCCGGGGGCGGCCATCGACGGGGAGACGTCCGTCGTGCTGCATGCTCCGGCAGGAACGGCCGTGACGGCGACGGCCTGGCGCCCGGCCACACCCGGGAGCCGCAGTGGTTCCATCGAGCCCATCGCGTCAGGCACAGCGGATGCCGCTGGCCGACTTCCGCTCACCTTCGATGCGAGTTCGCTCCAACACGGTCCGTTCGCCGTCAGGATGACCGCAGAGGTGCAGGGTGACGTCAGGCCGCTCTACGTGCAGCTGGTCAATCGCGGCGGCGAGCAGGTGACTTCGGAGGGATCGTCACCGCCAGGCATGACCCTGCAGTGGGCCGAGGACTTCAGCACCCCGCTGTCGGCCACCCAGACCGGGGCCGGAGCGCGCTACGCCGCCACGAAGCCCGCACCCTGGGGTCCGTCCGAGTTCGGCGACGCCGTGTTCGCCGATCCCGCAGACGGGTCGGAGAACCTCGCGACGCTCGACGGCCACCTGCGCGTTCGCGTCGATCCGATCGGGAACCGGGACATCCGCACCCCGTACGACCAGCAGCATGTAGGTGGCATCCTGTCGTCCGCGCGCGTCGGCGGCAGTGGGTTCGCGGCTCAGTACGGGTACTTCGAGGCCCGGATGCTCGGCCCCGCCGGCCTCGGCACCTGGCCAGCGTTCTGGATGCTCGACTCGGAGAGTGCCACCAATCGAGGTGAGGTGACCAGTGAGGTGGACGCTGTCGAGTTGTACGGGCGCAACACGGCCAGCAGTTGTCACGCCATCCATGCGTGGACCGACGGCGAGGACGCCCTGGACGAGCAGTTCTGCCTGGAGGACGGCATCCGCGGCGACTGGGCGCTGAGCTGGCACACGTATGGGGTCCGCATCATGCCGGGGGAAGCGGTGTTCACCGTCGACGGGCGAGAGGTCCACCGGATGGTCGGCGTGGTCAACGACGCTCACCCGTACTTCTGGATGGTCGACCTGGCCCTCGGTGGGGGCTGGCCGGTCGACCTGTCCAGCACCACGGGGGTCGCAGACCTCTACGTCGACTGGGTTCGCGTCTGGACCTGAGCCACGTCAGTCGCGATCCGCGAGCACCGGGATCTCGAGGATCCGCTCAGGGGTGAACCGTCGGCGCAGCACATCGCCACCAGCCCGCAGGTTGCCGCGAAGCCGTTCCCGCCGCCAGGTGGCCTCTCGACCGACGAGGGAACGGGCCAGGTTCTTCGCGACGCGGGGCCACGTCTCCCGCACAGCCAGGCCGAACGGGAAGCTGCCCACATGGTGCAGGTAGGCCGGGTTCATCACCTGGGAGTACCCGAGTCGTTCATGGGCCATCCGGCCACCGGACTTGACCCCGCGGTGCACGACCACACAGTCCATGACCTTGGCCAGGGAACCGTGGCGCATCGCCCGCCGGGCGAAGTCGTGGTCCTCGAGCCAGGAGTACAACGGGAGTCGACCGTCGAATCGCTCACCGTGCAACGCAACGGGGCGGAAGGCGAAGTTGCAGCCGTAGAGCTCGCGACTCACTACCCACTGCTGTTCCAGCGGGTCGGACATCGACCTGGCCAGCGCCCGTTCGGCTTCAGCACGCGGGACGGCCTCGGACGCCGCACCGTCCA
The Modestobacter marinus DNA segment above includes these coding regions:
- a CDS encoding lipopolysaccharide biosynthesis protein, with product MSDSSIFRRAVLLSSVTSFLVPLVGLMTAPILAHALGVEGRGEMAAAVAPYSLIVAVATLGLPQALTFYLAKNPELTRRVLLSTTAVTLTLGAGCLAAMAWLVTPLSGGNSELAMLIMLASACALPALVVNLMRGAAAGRQMWGSVASEGVLNSSLRLIGLGGLALAGLLDVRLAVLVTVVGPAIAGIAYWKLLRRPTEAAPSDAVPMSRPNRVLLGYGARTWLGSVASMLTARLSQLLVTPLSDVGQLGLFVVAVTIADVPFLVTAGIRDAVFGVSSQTADPQRLAATSRVVTLAGLLGAGAIAATLPFWIRTVFGEEFGAAIPAALILLAAAVANMPGLIAGVGLGAWGRPGLRSWVLVATLVTNLIALLTLVPVAGAVGAALAGLLSGTVMSVLAVALTARVVGVPVHAFVFPRTADLRLLVAEVRRALGKLRRRRTTRSHS
- a CDS encoding glycosyltransferase family 4 protein; this encodes MSHYRVAHLTNTLKLDGTGFTNSTTDLMLAHAAAGHEVAVFCHSSDDPMRQLLAEHGIEVFEDFDASSPKALLASARSHARQLRSYEVLHVHTVRTTLLTMLAAPLHFLRRSVSTLHNPYQRSVFVMYLTRRIVSISAADRDYVHRRTRGLRRPTPILNGTLGSGRLPSVESVEPADLPGKPIVYVGAIYERKGVDVLLKAMQRIREAVPGAHLYLVGNRDNPAMERLATDLGLDDVVTWVGFSPDPRAYMKAASVFVLPSRAEGFGNVLTEARSTGTPIVASNVGGIPEALSNGKAGLLVEPEDEEGLAQAIVSVLTEDELAARLRVAALTDLESASVQRAAREYEAVYATVAH
- a CDS encoding LCP family protein; this encodes MPEPAPRRRWLRRTLTSLGVLALVLAMVIGTGLWFLSNRYGSNIDRVGDVFAALEEGSRPAAPSPTGDLQPTEDPITFLLVGSDTRAELAPGELPDARSDAIMLARFAGDREHAQVVSIPRDSWVDIPGHGKGKINAAYALGGPPLLIRTIEQLTGVRIDHYAAIDFAGLIQVTDDLGGVDVVVAETTSNGPYTFSEGLNHLDGDQARWYVGQRYDLPGGDFDRVKRQQNYLRAMFTRLFSQEVFTSPGKLDSALRAVTSAVAVDDALSNGDLLSMAYSLRGLTPADVEFFTAPVLGTGTEGAASVVYLDQTAGERMWGYLQTDSLGQNAGEFSDEALPDVPR
- a CDS encoding glycosyltransferase family 2 protein, with translation MVSVPDASSLPDRPLPSGTVVVHDRGLAAQRNAGLDAVPEATHVFCFDDDAVVREDFLEQAMTFFDRHPEVVALTGRVLLDGAASEAVPRAEAERALARSMSDPLEQQWVVSRELYGCNFAFRPVALHGERFDGRLPLYSWLEDHDFARRAMRHGSLAKVMDCVVVHRGVKSGGRMAHERLGYSQVMNPAYLHHVGSFPFGLAVRETWPRVAKNLARSLVGREATWRRERLRGNLRAGGDVLRRRFTPERILEIPVLADRD
- a CDS encoding Wzz/FepE/Etk N-terminal domain-containing protein, which produces MVLHDYVGALRRGWWVVLTLALLGGAAGAALAYLAAPTYYAQTTVYVTTTSDNPDAMERAANYADLAETSAVLGRATAILGEPNQEELQEVVSAAARENSSMVDISASGTEASVAAARANAVAEALVNAVELLEVQEPAPAVGSPPALQLTIVEAAEAPDNATSPRPRNNVLVGVAVGLGVALLAIVVLGALDTRIRTASDAPRPTPLETITSIPTQPRHRTSRMAREEARREAFRALRTTLVVGAHARGPMAMLGATAESDVREAAGQLAAVLAELDCTVAVVDLDLHPSERGSHRPAEERAEAKPGVAELLTGATQLSDMLPQGGSGGPFVLGPGRVEATSPRLIGRPAMAELVQQLSARFDYVLLACPPLSERSESATVARLAGDCLLFVESGRTRRADYVSAVEKLAGSRVARVHLVVDHVRDPDLGYTRMAPELGATAAGSAR
- a CDS encoding glycoside hydrolase family 16 protein gives rise to the protein MVLFVLLTLVAGSTAFLLARAADVQVSASSSAAGSEPAALLDHDKLDAAVPLSDRPVSWRSDDETTGAWVELDWPEPTTVDHVEVRAAGRAPFKNAVLTFDRGGSLLLTADEDGNVGLDFPARQVSSARLTFAEVPQEATSVALTSLVLDGSGDPRATDGEATDSAEVTISSGADPGALVDGDIGSGEVGGEWEALPDDLAPWGELSWEGARELSSVQIVGPSARAFDPTSSASAALHGRLVFDDGSSVLVSGISSGEPQVTTIAFTPRMASSVRLVLEKTIDQAEFAIREIAVHEAGTTPPVWPQQEQGHVVAAPEADDCGTAAAPPSAGGPDGQLALVCPAPGAAIDGETSVVLHAPAGTAVTATAWRPATPGSRSGSIEPIASGTADAAGRLPLTFDASSLQHGPFAVRMTAEVQGDVRPLYVQLVNRGGEQVTSEGSSPPGMTLQWAEDFSTPLSATQTGAGARYAATKPAPWGPSEFGDAVFADPADGSENLATLDGHLRVRVDPIGNRDIRTPYDQQHVGGILSSARVGGSGFAAQYGYFEARMLGPAGLGTWPAFWMLDSESATNRGEVTSEVDAVELYGRNTASSCHAIHAWTDGEDALDEQFCLEDGIRGDWALSWHTYGVRIMPGEAVFTVDGREVHRMVGVVNDAHPYFWMVDLALGGGWPVDLSSTTGVADLYVDWVRVWT